Proteins encoded together in one Stutzerimonas stutzeri window:
- a CDS encoding IS5-like element ISPst7 family transposase produces MKQMTFADAEYAGKRKQTRKELFLIEMDRVVPWKGLIALIDPHYPKGEGGRPAYPLMAMLRVHLMQNWFGYSDPAMEEALYETTILRQFAGLSLERIPDETTILNFRRLLEKHELAAGILAVINGYLGDRGLSLRQGTIVDATLINAPSSTKNKDSKRDPEMHQTKKGNQYYFGMKAHIGVDDESGLVHSVVGTAANVADVTQVDKLLHGEENVVCADAGYTGVEKRAEHDGREVIWQVAARRSTYKKLGKSSPLYKARRKIEKAKAQVRAKVEHPFRVIKRQFGYVKTRFRGLAKNTAQLVTLFALSNLWMARRHLLTNAGEVRL; encoded by the coding sequence ATGAAGCAGATGACCTTCGCCGATGCCGAGTACGCCGGCAAGCGCAAGCAGACCCGCAAAGAGCTGTTCCTGATCGAGATGGATCGGGTGGTGCCCTGGAAGGGGCTGATAGCCCTGATCGACCCGCACTACCCCAAGGGCGAAGGTGGTCGCCCAGCCTACCCGTTGATGGCGATGCTGCGCGTACATCTGATGCAGAACTGGTTTGGCTACAGCGACCCGGCGATGGAGGAAGCGCTGTACGAGACCACCATCCTGCGCCAGTTTGCTGGACTGAGCCTGGAGCGCATTCCGGACGAAACCACCATCCTCAACTTCCGCCGCCTGCTGGAGAAACACGAACTGGCCGCCGGCATCCTGGCTGTGATCAATGGCTACCTGGGTGACCGAGGTTTGTCGTTGCGCCAAGGCACCATCGTCGATGCCACGCTGATCAATGCGCCGAGTTCGACCAAGAATAAAGACAGCAAACGCGACCCGGAAATGCACCAGACCAAGAAGGGTAACCAGTACTACTTCGGCATGAAGGCGCACATCGGCGTGGATGACGAGTCGGGTTTGGTGCACAGCGTAGTAGGCACTGCCGCCAACGTGGCGGACGTTACCCAAGTCGACAAGTTGTTGCATGGCGAGGAAAACGTGGTCTGCGCTGATGCCGGTTATACCGGTGTCGAGAAGCGTGCCGAACATGATGGTCGTGAGGTGATCTGGCAGGTGGCGGCACGGCGCAGCACTTACAAGAAACTGGGCAAGAGCAGCCCGCTTTACAAAGCCAGGCGCAAGATCGAGAAGGCCAAAGCCCAGGTGCGGGCCAAGGTCGAACACCCGTTCCGGGTGATCAAGCGCCAATTTGGCTATGTGAAGACGCGCTTCCGTGGCCTGGCAAAGAACACCGCGCAACTGGTGACACTCTTCGCGCTGTCGAATCTGTGGATGGCTCGACGACATTTACTGACGAATGCAGGAGAGGTGCGCCTGTAA
- a CDS encoding putative nucleotidyltransferase substrate binding domain-containing protein has product MSTPDAFAQAGKTAVLQNIHGTMEFLRKYAPFNQMEPAHLAYLVENCELRFYAEGDCIISPEDGVVQHFYIVKQGRVHGQRPHTAKRGTDTTFEVIVGECFPMAALMGERATRTAHLAAEDTFCFLLNKPAFVNLVSNSPVFRDFAMRGVSSLLDLVNQQAQMRAVESLGENFSLETSIGELALHHPVSCLPSRPLNEAVAMMQEENVGSIVIVDEALHPQGIFTLRDLRRAIGTGTTDLSQPIAQFMTHDPFYLPPDATAFDAAIAMTERHIAHVCVVDNGLLRGVISERDLFSLQRVDLVHLAQTIRHADRVDALVVIRNRIKQLVDNMLAHGASSTQITRIVTLLNDHTVCRVIELAIAHMGDPGVPFTWLCFGSEGRQEQTLHTDQDNGILFEAADAAEAAHIRGRLLPLAERINRDLDTCGFTLCKGNIMASNPQLCLSRQEWSRRFSSFVREATPENLLGSTIYFDLRSIWGPAEGCEQLRQDLLDEIKDNSLFQRMMADNALRHRPPVGRFRDFVVARKGEGKDTLDLKVQGLTPFVDGARLLALSNDIGTCNTLERLRKLVEKGVIEPKDGAAYEEAYHFIQQTRMQQHQQQARDGLPYSNRLDPDTLNVLDRRILRESFRQAQRLQASLAVRYQL; this is encoded by the coding sequence ATGAGCACACCTGACGCCTTCGCCCAAGCTGGGAAGACGGCCGTACTGCAGAACATCCACGGCACCATGGAGTTCCTGCGCAAGTACGCCCCCTTCAACCAGATGGAGCCGGCCCACCTGGCCTATCTGGTGGAGAACTGTGAGCTGCGCTTCTATGCCGAAGGCGACTGCATCATTTCTCCCGAAGACGGCGTGGTGCAGCACTTCTATATCGTCAAGCAGGGCCGCGTGCACGGTCAGCGCCCGCACACCGCCAAGCGCGGCACCGATACCACCTTCGAGGTCATCGTCGGCGAGTGCTTTCCGATGGCGGCGCTGATGGGCGAGCGGGCGACCCGTACCGCACACCTGGCTGCCGAGGACACCTTCTGCTTCCTGCTCAACAAACCGGCCTTCGTCAACCTGGTGTCCAACTCGCCGGTGTTTCGCGACTTCGCCATGCGCGGCGTGAGCAGCCTGCTGGATCTGGTCAATCAGCAGGCGCAGATGCGCGCGGTGGAGAGCCTCGGCGAGAACTTCTCGCTGGAAACCAGCATCGGCGAGCTGGCCCTGCATCATCCCGTCTCCTGCCTGCCGTCCCGCCCGCTCAACGAAGCGGTGGCGATGATGCAGGAGGAGAACGTCGGCAGCATCGTCATCGTCGACGAAGCGCTGCATCCGCAGGGCATCTTTACCCTGCGTGACCTGCGACGAGCCATCGGTACGGGCACCACGGACCTGAGTCAGCCGATCGCCCAGTTCATGACCCACGATCCGTTCTACCTGCCGCCGGACGCCACCGCGTTCGATGCGGCCATCGCCATGACCGAGCGGCATATCGCTCATGTCTGCGTGGTGGACAACGGCTTGCTGCGCGGTGTGATCTCCGAGCGCGACCTGTTTTCCCTGCAGCGCGTGGACCTCGTGCATCTGGCCCAAACCATCCGCCATGCCGATCGCGTCGACGCCCTGGTGGTCATCCGCAACCGCATCAAGCAGCTGGTCGACAACATGCTGGCCCACGGCGCCTCGTCGACGCAGATCACCCGCATCGTCACCCTGCTCAACGATCACACGGTGTGTCGGGTCATCGAACTGGCCATCGCGCATATGGGCGATCCGGGCGTGCCGTTCACCTGGCTGTGCTTCGGCAGCGAAGGGCGCCAGGAGCAGACCCTGCACACCGACCAGGACAACGGCATTCTCTTCGAGGCCGCCGATGCCGCCGAGGCCGCGCACATCCGTGGCCGCCTGCTGCCGCTGGCCGAGCGTATCAACCGTGACCTCGACACCTGCGGCTTCACCCTGTGCAAGGGCAACATCATGGCCAGCAATCCGCAGCTGTGCCTGTCGCGGCAGGAATGGAGCCGCCGCTTCAGCTCCTTTGTCCGTGAGGCGACGCCGGAAAACCTGCTCGGCAGCACCATCTATTTCGACCTGCGCAGCATCTGGGGCCCGGCCGAAGGTTGCGAGCAGCTGCGCCAGGATCTGCTCGACGAGATCAAGGACAACAGCCTGTTCCAGCGCATGATGGCGGACAACGCCCTGCGCCATCGCCCCCCGGTCGGCCGCTTCCGCGACTTCGTGGTGGCACGCAAGGGCGAAGGCAAAGACACCCTGGACCTGAAGGTGCAGGGACTGACTCCGTTCGTCGACGGCGCACGCCTGCTGGCGCTGAGCAACGACATCGGCACCTGCAACACCCTCGAGCGCCTGCGCAAGCTGGTGGAAAAGGGCGTGATAGAACCCAAGGATGGCGCAGCCTACGAAGAGGCCTACCACTTCATCCAGCAGACCCGCATGCAGCAGCATCAGCAGCAGGCACGCGATGGACTGCCCTATTCCAATCGCCTGGATCCGGATACGCTCAATGTGTTGGATCGACGCATCCTGCGCGAGTCCTTTCGCCAGGCCCAGCGTCTCCAGGCCAGCCTCGCGGTGCGCTATCAACTATGA
- the dbpA gene encoding ATP-dependent RNA helicase DbpA yields the protein MSSPAFSTLPLSAAMLANLEALGYATMTPIQAQSLPLMLKGHDLIAQAKTGSGKTAAFGIALLDPLNPRYFGCQALVLCPTRELADQVAKELRRLARAADNIKILTLCGGVSIGPQIASLEHGAHVIVGTPGRVQEHLKKGTLKLDGLNTLVLDEADRMLDMGFYDAIAEIIGQTPAKRQTLLFSATYPASIEQLAASFMRAPQQVRVESLHTDSQIEQRFYEIDPEQRLDAVARLLASFRPESCVAFCFTKQQCQELVEYLNAKGISAAALNGDLEQRDRDQVLAMFANRSLSVLVATDVAARGLDIDALDMVINVELARDPEIHVHRIGRTGRAGNQGLAASLVAPAEAHRAQAIEKLQKSPLNWHSLHELKAGAGAPLQPPMVTLCIAAGRKDKLRPGDILGALTGDAGLPGSQVGKIAIFDFQAFVAVERDAAKQALKRLNEGKIKGRSLKVRVLR from the coding sequence GTGTCCAGTCCCGCCTTTTCCACCCTGCCCCTTTCCGCCGCCATGCTGGCCAACCTCGAAGCCCTCGGCTACGCGACGATGACGCCGATCCAGGCGCAGAGCCTGCCGCTGATGCTCAAGGGGCACGACCTGATCGCCCAGGCCAAGACCGGTAGCGGCAAGACCGCAGCCTTCGGCATCGCCCTGCTCGACCCGCTCAATCCACGCTATTTCGGCTGCCAGGCGCTGGTACTTTGCCCGACCCGCGAGCTGGCCGATCAGGTCGCCAAGGAGCTGCGCCGACTGGCGCGGGCAGCGGACAACATCAAGATCCTCACGCTGTGCGGCGGCGTCTCCATCGGCCCGCAGATCGCATCGCTGGAGCATGGCGCCCATGTGATCGTCGGTACGCCGGGGCGGGTGCAGGAGCACTTGAAGAAAGGCACCCTCAAGCTCGACGGCCTCAACACCCTGGTGCTCGATGAAGCCGACCGCATGCTGGACATGGGCTTCTACGACGCCATCGCCGAGATCATCGGCCAGACCCCGGCCAAGCGGCAGACGCTGCTGTTCTCGGCCACCTACCCCGCCAGCATCGAGCAGCTTGCCGCCAGCTTCATGCGTGCGCCGCAGCAGGTGCGGGTCGAGTCACTGCACACGGACTCGCAGATCGAGCAGCGCTTCTACGAGATCGACCCCGAGCAGCGTCTGGATGCGGTGGCGCGCCTGTTGGCCAGCTTCCGCCCGGAAAGCTGCGTGGCCTTCTGCTTCACCAAGCAGCAATGCCAGGAGCTGGTCGAGTACCTCAACGCCAAGGGCATCTCGGCAGCGGCACTCAATGGCGATCTGGAGCAGCGTGATCGGGATCAGGTCCTGGCGATGTTTGCCAACCGCAGCCTGTCGGTGCTGGTGGCCACCGATGTCGCCGCCCGCGGGCTGGATATCGACGCACTGGACATGGTGATCAACGTCGAGCTGGCCCGCGATCCGGAAATCCACGTCCACCGTATCGGCCGGACCGGACGCGCCGGCAACCAGGGCCTGGCCGCGAGCCTGGTGGCCCCGGCCGAAGCCCATCGTGCCCAGGCCATCGAGAAGTTGCAGAAGTCGCCGCTCAACTGGCATTCCCTGCACGAGCTGAAAGCCGGTGCGGGTGCGCCGCTGCAACCGCCGATGGTGACGCTGTGCATCGCTGCCGGGCGCAAGGACAAGCTGCGCCCGGGCGACATCCTGGGGGCCCTGACCGGCGACGCCGGCCTGCCGGGCAGCCAGGTCGGCAAGATCGCCATCTTCGACTTCCAGGCGTTCGTGGCGGTCGAACGCGATGCGGCCAAACAGGCCCTCAAGCGCCTGAACGAAGGTAAGATCAAGGGCCGCTCGCTGAAGGTCCGCGTGCTGCGCTGA
- a CDS encoding PolC-type DNA polymerase III — MSMFWFNPRGPKLPPEQQQRVAELPRPELPQPVPLRQQRLVVLDLETTGLHLKRDLVIAIGAVVIEDGAIDYSQQFECTLCRQVKVNESVLIHGIAPSELANGLPPAEALLSFMEFAAGSIVLAFHAPFDQRMLGRALKNELGYSLENSFLDVADLAPMLFPEAMIHRGSLDHWLDYFNIHIPQRHNASADAMATAEIALILLNRAQRIGLTTFDELAQRLRCWQRARKAAFNSI; from the coding sequence ATGAGCATGTTCTGGTTCAACCCACGCGGTCCGAAGTTGCCTCCCGAGCAGCAGCAACGCGTTGCCGAGCTGCCGCGCCCGGAACTGCCGCAGCCCGTTCCGCTACGCCAGCAACGACTGGTGGTGCTGGATCTGGAAACGACCGGGCTGCACCTCAAGCGCGACCTGGTCATCGCCATCGGCGCGGTGGTCATCGAGGACGGCGCGATCGATTATTCGCAGCAGTTCGAATGCACGCTGTGCCGTCAGGTCAAGGTCAATGAAAGCGTGCTGATCCATGGCATCGCGCCTAGCGAACTGGCCAACGGGCTGCCGCCGGCCGAAGCGCTGCTCAGCTTCATGGAGTTTGCCGCGGGCAGCATCGTCCTGGCCTTTCACGCCCCGTTCGACCAACGCATGCTGGGCCGCGCGCTGAAGAACGAGCTGGGCTATTCGCTGGAGAACAGCTTCCTCGACGTGGCCGACCTGGCCCCGATGCTGTTCCCCGAAGCGATGATCCACCGCGGCAGCCTGGACCACTGGCTCGACTACTTCAACATCCATATCCCGCAGCGTCACAATGCGTCCGCCGACGCCATGGCGACAGCCGAGATCGCGCTGATCCTGCTCAATCGTGCCCAGCGCATCGGCCTGACCACCTTCGACGAGCTGGCGCAGCGCCTCAGGTGCTGGCAGCGCGCCCGCAAGGCCGCATTCAATTCGATCTGA
- the yccS gene encoding YccS family putative transporter, protein MPQPSLSQYLRRLWALEKFGYSLRVLIAMAGSMGLAWYLGQPSLIIPLFLGIIASALAETDDSWLGRLSALLVTLLCFSIAAVAVELLFPYPWLFVAGLALSTFALVMLGALGERYGAIAQATLILSIYSMIAADQRNGELQQFWRDPLLLVAGAAWYGLLSVCWNALFAHQPVQQSLARLYRELGLYFRYKAALFEPVRQLDVEQRRLELAQQNGRVVSALNAAKETLLHRLGSGRPGSKINHYLKLYFLAQDLHERVSSSHYPYQALAEAFFHSDVLFRCQRLLRLQASACAELGEAIQLRQTFRYSDANAQALEDLQASLEHLREQNNPAWRGLLRSLRALSSNLSTLQRQLASASDPAALEGTQDSSLLDRQPQTLREAFNRIRLQLTPTSLLFRHALRMAIALVAGYAALHAIHPEQGYWVLLTTVFVCQPNYGATRIKLVQRISGTVLGLVVGWALFDLFPSQPVQALFAVVAGVVFFATRSTRYTLATAAITLMVLFCFNQVGDGYGLIWPRLFDTLLGSLIAAAAVFLILPDWQGRRLNQVVANTLSCNSDYLRQIMRQYDSGKHDDLAYRLARRNAHNADAALSTTLSNMLLEPGHFRKDAETGFRFLILSHTLLNYLSGLGAHRESLPDDASDALLERAAEQLAASLDDLATALAQNKPVAIYSEEEEALAQQLEQIPEEMDDAHRLVQTQLGLICRQLAPLRSMAAHLIKQQPVQR, encoded by the coding sequence ATGCCGCAACCCTCGCTCAGCCAGTACTTACGCCGCCTCTGGGCGCTGGAGAAGTTCGGCTACAGCCTGCGCGTGCTGATCGCCATGGCCGGCAGCATGGGCCTGGCCTGGTACCTCGGGCAGCCATCGCTGATCATTCCGCTGTTCCTCGGCATCATCGCCAGCGCCCTGGCGGAGACCGACGACAGCTGGCTGGGCCGGCTCAGCGCCCTGCTGGTGACCTTGCTGTGCTTCAGCATCGCCGCGGTAGCCGTCGAGTTGCTGTTTCCCTATCCGTGGCTGTTCGTTGCCGGCCTGGCGTTGTCCACCTTCGCCCTGGTCATGCTCGGCGCGCTCGGCGAACGCTACGGCGCGATCGCCCAGGCCACGCTGATCCTCTCCATCTACAGCATGATCGCCGCCGACCAGCGCAACGGCGAGCTGCAGCAGTTCTGGCGCGACCCACTGCTGCTGGTGGCCGGCGCCGCCTGGTATGGCCTGCTGTCGGTATGCTGGAACGCGCTGTTCGCGCACCAGCCGGTGCAGCAGAGCCTGGCGCGGTTGTATCGCGAGCTGGGCCTGTACTTCCGCTACAAGGCAGCGCTGTTCGAACCGGTGCGCCAGCTGGACGTCGAACAGCGCCGGCTCGAGCTGGCGCAGCAGAACGGCCGGGTGGTCAGCGCTCTGAATGCGGCCAAGGAAACCCTGCTGCACCGCCTGGGCAGCGGCCGCCCCGGCAGCAAGATCAATCACTACCTGAAGCTTTACTTCCTCGCCCAGGACCTGCACGAGCGTGTCAGCTCTTCGCACTACCCTTACCAGGCCCTCGCCGAAGCCTTCTTCCACAGCGACGTGCTGTTTCGCTGCCAGCGCCTGTTGCGCCTGCAGGCCAGCGCCTGCGCCGAACTCGGCGAGGCCATCCAGCTGCGCCAGACGTTTCGCTACAGCGATGCCAATGCCCAGGCACTGGAGGACCTGCAAGCGTCGCTGGAGCACCTGCGCGAGCAGAACAACCCGGCCTGGCGCGGCCTGCTGCGCTCGCTGCGGGCGCTGTCGAGCAACCTCTCCACCCTGCAGCGCCAGCTCGCCAGTGCCAGCGACCCCGCCGCGCTGGAAGGCACACAGGACAGCAGCCTGCTGGATCGCCAGCCGCAGACGCTGCGCGAGGCATTCAACCGCATCCGCCTGCAGCTGACGCCGACGTCCCTGCTGTTCCGCCATGCCTTGCGCATGGCCATCGCCCTGGTCGCGGGTTACGCCGCGCTGCACGCCATCCATCCCGAGCAGGGCTACTGGGTGCTGCTGACCACCGTATTCGTCTGCCAACCCAACTATGGCGCCACCCGGATCAAGCTGGTGCAGCGGATCAGCGGCACCGTGCTCGGCCTGGTGGTCGGCTGGGCGCTGTTCGATCTGTTCCCCAGCCAGCCGGTGCAGGCACTGTTCGCCGTGGTCGCCGGAGTGGTGTTCTTCGCCACCCGCAGCACGCGCTACACCCTGGCCACGGCCGCGATCACGCTGATGGTGCTGTTCTGCTTCAACCAGGTCGGCGATGGCTACGGGCTGATCTGGCCGCGCCTGTTCGATACCCTGCTCGGCAGCCTGATCGCCGCCGCCGCGGTGTTCCTGATCCTGCCGGACTGGCAGGGCCGGCGTCTGAACCAGGTGGTCGCCAACACCCTCAGCTGCAACAGCGACTACCTGCGCCAGATCATGCGCCAGTACGACAGTGGCAAGCACGACGACCTGGCCTACCGCCTGGCCCGGCGCAACGCCCACAACGCCGATGCCGCGCTGTCGACCACCCTCTCGAACATGCTTCTGGAGCCCGGCCACTTCCGCAAGGATGCCGAGACCGGCTTTCGCTTTCTGATCCTCTCGCACACCCTGCTGAACTACCTGTCCGGCCTCGGCGCCCATCGCGAAAGCCTGCCTGACGATGCCAGCGATGCGCTGCTCGAGCGCGCCGCGGAGCAGCTGGCGGCGAGCCTCGACGATCTGGCCACGGCGCTGGCACAGAACAAGCCGGTGGCCATCTACAGCGAAGAGGAAGAAGCGCTGGCGCAGCAGCTCGAACAGATTCCGGAGGAGATGGACGATGCCCATCGCCTGGTGCAGACCCAGCTCGGGTTGATCTGCCGTCAGCTGGCACCGCTGCGCAGCATGGCCGCGCACCTGATCAAGCAGCAGCCGGTCCAGCGCTAG
- a CDS encoding substrate-binding periplasmic protein: MDVMAMRRLFGLMLLLASASLPAEVLRLAGNIWPPYTGKSLPGEGLSVELIRTALERGGYRVEYIEVPWERALFGLRNGSYDMVNGWPTLKRVDYTLSSRPFLVNRMRWVQRRGSDFRYDGLDSLIGYPIALSRGYMYSDELDDNARLQKGYAASFVQAAAMVLAGRVDLTLEDERTVLFHLERELGHERDELSFVPGEFRRVGLSLVVRSDHPQATDIVATFEREIAAMVEDGSYAAIFRRHAMPAPDALPQY, encoded by the coding sequence GTGGACGTGATGGCCATGCGACGATTGTTCGGACTGATGCTGCTGTTGGCGAGCGCTTCGCTGCCCGCCGAAGTGCTTCGGCTGGCCGGCAACATCTGGCCGCCCTATACGGGCAAGAGCCTGCCCGGCGAGGGGCTGTCCGTCGAGCTGATCCGCACCGCGCTGGAGCGCGGGGGCTACCGGGTCGAGTACATCGAGGTGCCCTGGGAGCGCGCTCTGTTCGGCCTGCGCAACGGCAGCTACGACATGGTCAATGGCTGGCCGACGCTCAAGCGCGTTGACTACACGCTGAGCTCCCGCCCGTTTCTGGTCAACCGGATGCGCTGGGTCCAACGACGCGGAAGCGACTTTCGCTATGACGGCCTCGATAGCCTGATCGGCTACCCGATCGCCTTGAGCCGGGGCTACATGTACAGCGATGAACTGGACGACAACGCGCGGTTGCAAAAGGGCTACGCTGCCAGTTTCGTCCAGGCGGCGGCGATGGTGCTTGCCGGACGTGTCGACCTGACGCTGGAGGATGAGCGCACCGTACTGTTCCATCTCGAGCGCGAGCTGGGCCATGAGCGGGATGAGCTTTCCTTCGTCCCCGGTGAGTTCAGGCGGGTCGGGCTGTCCTTGGTGGTGCGCAGCGACCACCCGCAGGCGACCGACATCGTGGCGACCTTCGAGCGCGAGATCGCCGCGATGGTCGAGGACGGCAGCTACGCGGCGATCTTTCGCCGCCACGCCATGCCCGCCCCGGACGCGTTGCCCCAGTACTAG
- a CDS encoding DUF4212 domain-containing protein: MADNDKENAAAYWKANVRLITWSLVVWALVSYGFGILLRPLVSGIPVGGTDLGFWFAQQGSIIVFIAIIFHYAWRLNKLDKEFGVEE; the protein is encoded by the coding sequence ATGGCCGACAACGATAAAGAAAATGCTGCTGCGTACTGGAAGGCGAATGTTCGCCTTATCACTTGGAGCTTAGTGGTCTGGGCTCTTGTCTCATATGGTTTCGGTATCCTCCTGCGTCCGCTGGTATCCGGTATCCCTGTAGGGGGAACGGATCTTGGCTTCTGGTTCGCTCAACAGGGTTCCATCATCGTGTTCATTGCGATCATCTTCCACTACGCGTGGCGGCTGAACAAACTGGACAAGGAATTCGGGGTTGAGGAGTAA
- a CDS encoding ISL3 family transposase codes for MHPIDLASFWPGYDVVACRSSANNSLLIELEPQAGSVPKCGRCGQLSPLIHERRIRLVRDRDLFDQRVLLQLPVRRVDCLNCGRVTERIDWLEPASRLTQRLRIWLESLLRLLPISHVSQLTGLHWHTLKTLDKRRLEAEVGAFDSSDVRRLVMDEFALHKGHRYATVIMDAERTRVLWVGHGNSREAIRPFFELLGEHCQQIEAVAMDMNTAFDLEVKQHCPQAEVVYDLFHVVARYGRDVIDRIRVDQANLLREDKPARKAVKQSRWLLLRNRDNLKDGQAVQLQELLAANQPLATVYVLKDALKDVWYAPSVREGWRRWRTWLRHARDSGLAPLQRFARNLRKYARGILASAHFPMHTSVLEGVNNRIKVIKRMAYGFRDSEYFFLKIKVAFPGKAR; via the coding sequence GTGCATCCTATTGATCTTGCCTCGTTCTGGCCAGGCTATGACGTCGTTGCCTGCCGTTCATCTGCCAACAACTCCCTTCTGATTGAGCTTGAGCCTCAAGCCGGTTCAGTGCCCAAGTGCGGGCGTTGTGGTCAGCTCAGTCCGTTGATTCACGAGCGCCGGATTCGTCTGGTGCGTGATCGTGATCTGTTCGATCAGCGCGTCCTGCTTCAACTGCCAGTGCGCCGAGTCGATTGCCTGAACTGTGGTCGGGTGACCGAGCGAATCGACTGGCTGGAGCCTGCATCTCGCCTGACCCAACGGTTACGGATCTGGCTCGAAAGCCTGCTGCGGCTGCTGCCGATCAGCCACGTCAGCCAGCTCACCGGGCTGCACTGGCACACCCTCAAGACGCTCGATAAACGACGCCTGGAAGCCGAGGTAGGCGCCTTCGATTCCAGCGACGTCCGCCGTCTGGTGATGGACGAATTCGCCCTGCACAAGGGGCATCGCTACGCCACGGTCATCATGGATGCCGAGCGAACACGGGTGCTGTGGGTCGGTCACGGCAACAGCCGCGAGGCGATCCGCCCGTTCTTTGAATTGCTCGGCGAGCACTGCCAGCAGATCGAGGCGGTGGCCATGGACATGAATACGGCTTTCGACCTGGAGGTGAAGCAACATTGCCCTCAAGCCGAAGTGGTGTACGACTTGTTTCATGTGGTAGCGCGCTACGGGCGAGATGTGATTGACCGAATCCGGGTCGACCAGGCCAACCTCCTGCGCGAAGACAAGCCGGCACGAAAGGCGGTCAAACAAAGTCGTTGGCTGCTGCTGCGCAATCGCGACAACCTGAAGGACGGACAGGCCGTGCAGTTACAGGAACTGCTCGCGGCCAACCAGCCGCTGGCTACGGTCTATGTACTCAAGGATGCCCTGAAGGATGTCTGGTACGCCCCCAGCGTAAGAGAGGGCTGGCGGCGCTGGCGAACCTGGCTGCGGCACGCCCGGGACAGCGGCCTCGCGCCGCTACAGCGCTTCGCCCGCAACCTGCGCAAATATGCCCGGGGCATCCTCGCCAGTGCTCACTTCCCCATGCACACCAGTGTTTTGGAGGGCGTGAACAACCGCA
- a CDS encoding ATP-dependent zinc protease, producing MSRVLFLAGLLALPAFAAEPTLYGRYEHIKVEEIGKILPAKMDTGAMTASLSARDIEQFKRDGEDWVRFRLAVDGADDTLYEQRLLGISRIKTRAEEAGNVDPDSEPPRAERPVVGMQLCIGDQLREVQVNLTDRTHFSYPLLIGAETIRDLNAAIYPTEKYTAGQPAC from the coding sequence TTGTCTCGCGTTCTTTTCCTTGCCGGGCTGTTGGCGCTACCGGCGTTCGCGGCCGAACCCACCCTTTATGGCCGCTACGAGCACATCAAGGTCGAAGAGATCGGCAAGATCCTGCCCGCCAAGATGGATACCGGTGCCATGACCGCATCGCTGTCGGCCCGCGACATCGAACAGTTCAAACGCGATGGCGAGGACTGGGTGCGCTTCCGTCTGGCCGTCGATGGTGCCGATGACACCCTTTATGAGCAGCGGCTGCTAGGTATCAGTCGTATCAAGACCCGCGCCGAGGAGGCCGGAAACGTCGATCCCGACAGCGAGCCGCCGCGGGCCGAGCGCCCCGTCGTGGGCATGCAGCTATGCATCGGCGATCAGCTGCGCGAGGTGCAGGTCAACCTCACCGACCGGACGCACTTCAGTTACCCCTTGCTGATCGGCGCAGAGACCATTCGTGATCTCAACGCGGCGATCTACCCGACCGAGAAATACACGGCGGGTCAGCCTGCCTGCTAG